TTGTGCGTACTTTTGGTAGCCATATTCGTAACTAACGCTTCCCCATAGCCTTTAAAAAGTGCTATCACTAGCCATGCTAAAAGCATGATATACACCGCGCCCACCCACATAGAAACTTTAGGGGGCGATGCGTTAGGGTAGTAGAAAATATCTAAAGCCACATCGCAACTAAACAGGGCTAAAAAGACAGAAACCGGCAAAACAATGCTGCTTTGCACATTGACATGCATTTTTTTATTGCGTTGCATGATTTCAAAAATACGATCCAGAAATAAAGCTAAAAGCCAAGTGATCAACTTCCTTAAACCTAGCAATAAGGCTAAAATCGTCAAAGCAAGCGCAATCTTACTCACTTGCAAGCTATGGGTTGTGAAAGGCAAAACCTTGCTGATTTTGTTTAACACAAAATCCATATTCACTTCCATGATCAAGTTTTTAGGAAGCACTTCTTTAGGGTGGTTTTTAATGTAACGCAAGACTTCGGTATAAGTGTTCAAACGCAATTCATAATCGCTAAACATCTGCTCTAATTCATGCATTTTGACATTGCCTAAATTTTTAGGGAAAGTGTAGAGTTTGAATTGCCCTAAACGCAAAAGGAAAGCATCGCTGATACTTTCCACATCTTTTTGTTCACTAAAAATATCAATACTGCTCCTGATTTTATCTATAAAACGATACAAAATTTCATCTATCAACAAAATATCTAGAGACAACCTGTCTTTCATGAAAGTGTAGAAATCATCGCCCTTAATGCTTTTAGACAAACGCTTTTTGATTTTCTCTTGCTCTTTTAAATTTTGATTGATATCAATGCCAATTTTATCCCTTTCATTCAACACTTTAGAAGTCAAACTTTTAATCAAGTCATTCTTTTGGGTGTTATACAGAGAGATTTCAGCACTTCTTTCAGGATTTTTCTTGTAAGTTTCAATGACTTGATTGAGTTGGTTGATTTGATTGAAAATCAAAAACAAATCCACCGCATCTGTTTCATGCTCTTCAACCGCCCTCAAAGGATTCAAAAACAATGACAATACCAATACCCAATACAATAACCAACGCATGCAAAACCCCACTAAAACAAGATAAAATCTTTCTCATCATTTCTAGCGATTATACCAAAAATCAGAAACGCTTCTCCCCATAAAGTTACCCATGCAATTTGAAAGCGCTTTTTATTTATCCCTAAAAAGAGGGTTTTATCCCAATGGTGAGCCTCTTTTCAGATCGCTATACCGCTTGTGCGATGCGTTTTGAGTTTTTTTCATTTTATGGTTGAGGTTCAATTAAAAACAGAGCCTTAATTTTTAACAAGTCCTGCTTTATTGAATACTTTTATAATTTCAAAATAAGTCGTAGTCAAAAAGCTTTCCTTGTTCGGCGCAATCAAGTCACGGATAATGCGCATCTCTTTTATTCTACCATGCCTCTCATTTTTTAGGTTTTTATAACCGCTTTTATTAATGTTTTCATGCAAGATCGGTGTTTTAGAGGTTTCCAACCCTACCTCTTGTAATTGGACGATTTTGATGATCAATCTTTAGAAGAAAAAACCATAAAGATGTAGTATCCTATGCCTATAAGAAAAACAAGAATTAAGAAAATGAGTAATCCCCACTCTAAAGAATCCATAACTCCTCTTTAAAGAATGTCAAAAGTGGTGCGCTTGGCAGGACTCGAACCTGCGACCTACGGCTTAGAAGGCTGTTGCTCTATCCAGCTGAGCTACAAGCGCATGATACTGGCGTTAGGTGGTGCGCCCGAAGGGAGTCGAACCCCTAACCCCCAGATCCGAAGTCTGGTGCTCTATCCAATTGAGCTACGAACGCTTCAAATAAAGGAATGACTAACATAAAACTCGGTAAAACGCTTATTTAATGAGATGGGGTGGAAGATGGGAATCGAACCCACGACCCTCAGGACCACAATCTGATGCTCTAACCGACTGAGCTACTCCCACCATTCAATGAAAGGAAGCGACATTCTACCAAAGAATTTTAAACAGAACAATAAATTATGTAAAAAGTGGTCGGGGCGAAAGGATTCGAACCTTCGACCCCTTGGTCCCAAACCAAGTGCGCTACCAGACTGCGCTACGCCCCGAAATTTTCACATGAAGCGTTATTATAGCTGAATTTTCTAATTTTTGAGCGTGATTTTTCAAAAATGCCACTAAAATCAAAAACGGCACTCAAAAATTATATTAATCCAACTCCCCTACCCTTTTAAAAAGCTACTTTTTTAAAAACAGCTCTAAATGATTTTTAAGCTTTTCGTTTCTTAAAAACTACTTTCGTTTTTTCATTTCACTAGAAACTTTTTCATAATGTTCCATGTGTTTTTTGCTTAACTCTTTGGTAATATGCACCATCACTTTGTGATAGGCTTGATTCATGATTTTTCTAATAGCTTGGTCACGGTCGGTTTCTTTAATCTTATGCACAAAAGTTTTGGGGACAAAACCTCCAGAATTGGTGCGCCGCAATTCCACTCTTTCAATCACAGCCTTAATTTTTGAAACATCAATACCAAAACTATGGATAATATCTTCACTTTTTGGCTCAACAAAATTCAAGTTCAAATACCCTGAAGACATGTCTATAACCTTTTCTTCACTAAGCGCATCGCTCTCTTCTACAATATCTTCTAAAATCGCCACATTCCCATCCATGCGTAAAACGAGCAACGCTTTTTCTTTGATGTCTTGTGGGATTTCGCTAGCATCTTTAAATTGCGAAACGCTATAGCCTTTTCTCTCTAAAAAACTACTCAATTGAAGGACTAAAGATTTTTCAAATTCTTTTTGATAGCTTTCAGGGATAACCTTATTGATCTCTATATTAGGTTCGATCAAAACGACTAAATGGCTGTTTTTAGGCTCTTGCTTGCCTTTAATAGGATAGTGGAAATGCAACTCCACTGACTCGCCCGTATTATTGTGCTGTTGCTTTGCAGGCATTCCATCAGCTAGAGCCGTATAAAACGCCCCACTCACTAATAACGATCCTAAAACTACCGCTAAACTACCTTTTTTCATTAAATTCCTTTCTTTTTCTTTAAAATCAATTTCTAATCTTACCCAAAAAATCCCACTTTTAGCACTATTCTTAAGATAATCATTCCCATTCAATCGTTCCTGGTGGTTTAGAAGTAATATCATACACTACCCTATTGATACCGCTCACTTCATTAGTGATACGATTAGAAACCTTTTCTAAAAAAGAATGCTCTAAAAATGAAAAGCTCGCTGTCATGCCATCGCTCGCATTTACCGCCCTCAAACAAATAGCGTTTTCATAAGTGCGATTATCCCCCATAACCCCCACAGAATTGACATTCAACAACACGCAAAAAGCTTGCCAAACCTTGTCATACAAATTGGCCTTTTTAAGCTCTTCTATAAAAATAAAATCCGCTTCTTGCAAGCGTTTGATCTTACTCTCACTAATCTCGCCTAAAATCCTTATCGCAAGCCCAGGCCCTGGAAAGGGGTGGCACATTAAAAAATCCTGGCTAACGCCCAATTCCTTACCCAACAAACGCACCTCATCTTTAAACAATTCCCTTAAAGGCTCTATGAGTTTAAAGTCCATCCATTCAGGCAGTCCGCCCACATTATGGTGTGTTTTGATCACTTTTGAAGGCCCTTTAATGCTCACGGATTCAATCACATCAGGGTATAAAGTGCCTTGGGCTAAAAACTCAATTTTGCCTTTTAAATGGTGCTTCTTGGCTTCTTTTTCAAACACTTCAATAAAGGTTTCGCCGATGATTTTTCGCTTCAATTCAGGCTCGCTCACGCCCTTTAATTTAGACAAAAAGATTTCTTTAGCGTCTATCGTGTTTAAAGGGATTTGCAAGTCTTTAAACATCGCTTGCACCCTTTCTTTTTCATTTTTACGCAACAAGCCATGATCCACAAAAACAGCGATCAAATTATCCTTAATGGCTCTGTGTAATAGCGTAGCGACCACCGTAGAATCCACGCCCCCACTCACCGCGCACAAAACCTTAGCGTTAGCGATTTTTTCTTTCAATCGTGCGATTTCTCTTTGAGCGAAATGCTGCATCCCCCAAGTTTTTTCACAGCCGCAAACTGAAAGGGCAAAATTTTCTAAAATCTTACCCCCCTCTTCGCTTTGGATGACTTCTGGGTGGAATTGCAAGCCAAAAATCTTAGCGCTTTCAATCGCGCAATGGGGGGAATTAGGGCTTTTTGCAAGGGTAGTGAAGCCTTTAGGCAATTCTATGACTTTATCCATATGGCTCATCCACACAAGACTTTTGGTTTTCACGCCTTCAAAAATCACAGAATCTTGAGTGATTTCTAAAACAGCCTTACCAAATTCTTGCTCATTCGCACAAGCCACTACTCCCCCAAAAAAATCCACCAAATACTGCATGCCGTAACAAATCCCTAAAATCGGCAAATTCAAATCAAAGATTTTTTCATTGGGCTTGTAAGCGTCTTTAGCATACACGCTCGCTGGTCCCCCGCTCAAAATCAAACCTTTAGGGGCTTTTTTTTGAATGTTTTCTATGCTTTCAAAAAAAGGGACTATTTCCGCATAAATCCCACTCTCTCTCAATCTTCTAGCAATCAGCTGTGTGTATTGGCTTCCAAAATCTAATACTAAAATCATCGCTCATTCTTTATTTTTGTTTGTGTTTTATCATACTGGCTCTTATAATCCACTCTGTGGCTCTCAGCCAACTCAGGCGCTTTTTGCACAAACCAGCGTTCTAATTTTTCTAATGCGTATCTGTAATTTCCACCTTTTGAGCAATATTGAGAATCAATCAGCGAAAACGCATAGAGCGTCTTACTTTCTTTAGATTGGAATAAAAACTCTTTATGAAAAAGCGCTTTTTTAGGCATGCCGCTCATCAGAGCCTCAGGCAATAAAAAAGCGTCAAAATCACAAAGCACTTTTTTACTCAACTTATTGCTTTTGGTAATCACAAAAACGATCTCTTTTCTCATGTCTTGTTTAAAAGCTAATGAAAGCACATTCAAAAAGGGTAGGGTTAAACTTTTATCCACCCTAACCTTAAAAGCTTTGGAATCCCCCAACAAGACCCCCATAAACAAAACCAACCCCACGCAACATTTCAAACCCATTTGAAAAACGCTCATCTTTTATAATCCTTGACTTATCATCGGTTGCATAACTATAGGCTGCATGACGCATCAAAGAGTATTATAATATAAAAATTGAGAATTACCCCACGCTTTAGCTTGGCTAGTTGTCAAGTCTTTAATGGTTAAGTCTTTCTTGGGTAAAAACACTCTCATGGTGGTATTTTCACTCCTTTTAAGCCCCAATAATACTTGGCGTTGGAATGGAATGACAGGGTTTGACTAATTCATACCTTCTGAGTTTTCTGATATTAACTAAAGCGGTATTGGCTGAAATGGCTTGTGTCATGCTGCTTGTGGGGCGTAAAGAAGTGAGCGTATTCACATGCCCTGCATTGCATCACGGGTTTCTAACCCGAACATCTTCTGGGTCATACCATGCCCCTTTTTGGATACTCAAAACCCCTTGACGGATATTCTTAGTTACAAACTCCCCTGCTAACAACCTCCCCCTAGCGTTAAACACTTCTACAATTTCACCATGCCTAATGCCTAATTTATTAGCGTCTAGTTCGTTGATCATTACAGACTCTCTACCTTGAATTTTATACACATTCCTAACCAAAGTGTTATCAAGCTGTGAATTGACACGGTATTTTAGGTGCGGAGAGATTAAATGGAATGGGTAAGTCTCAGCCATTTTAGAGCCTAGCCACTCATCTGGTTCAAACCGAGTAGGATGCCCTTTAAAATCAGCCAGTTTAAAATCCGTGCATTTTTGAGAAAAAATTTGAATTTTCCCGCTCTCTGTATCCAGCTTATTATTAATAGGGTCTTGTCTGAATTTCGCATGACGCACAAACTTTCTCGCATTTTCAGGGATTTCAAATTCCACAAAGCCATCCCTCCAAAACTGATCAAACGATTTCAAAGTAGGGCCATCGCTTTTTTCAATAAAGGCCCTTAATCCATTCCATGTAACTCTTAGATTCAGTGAATCGTTGCTCTGTTTCATTGCCCCCAATGCACAAAGCAAGCTGTCTGAAAATCTCATAATCGTCTTTAGATTCATAAACAGGCTCTATCACCTTACGCATGGCATAAACCACATTCTTAGAATAACTCCCTCCAAAAGTAATATCATCTCTTTCCATAGTGCTAGTGGAAGCAAAGACAATATCAGCAAATTTTGCCGTAGGCGTCCACCAAGGCTCAGGCACGATCACGCAATCTAATGTCCTTAAAGCGCGAATCAGCTCGTTTGTATCAGCTTCATGCCCTAATAAATCCGCTCCGCAATTATAAATCATTTTGATTTTGGGCAATTTGAGTTTTTTACCCATAAAATCCATTTCTTTATCCAGATTTAAAACCGCTTCAGAAATTCTAGACGCTGGAATAGCGCTTTTTACAGAACCATGCCCTTGTGGAATCATAGGAACAATTCTTGCCCCTGAGCTTGCTTGAGCGTTCCCTCCATAATGCATAGAAAAGCCAAAGCCCCCACCAGATAAGCCCACTTGACCGATCATGCTGGCTAAAACAATTAACGCCCAATCAGGTTGCTCGCTATACTGAGCTCTTTGCATGGCCCAATTACCCGCTAAAAAAGTGCGTTTAGAAACAAACAAATCCGCTAATTCTTTGATTTTTTCTGCGCTCACTCCAGTGATTTGAGACGCCCATTGTAAAGTCTTAGGCGTATTATCGCTCTCTCCTAGCAAATAGGGCAAGAATTTATCAAAGCCATCAGTGTATTTAGCGATAAACGCTTTATCGTATTGATTGCTTGTATAAAGATAATGCATCATGCCTAGCATTAACGCTACATCAGTATTAGGGCGAATGGGTATCCATTCAGCGTTAAAGGCTTGAGCGGTTTCAGTATAAATGGGATCGATACTAATGAATTTGATACCAGCTCTTTTATACTTAGGGTAGTAGCCATCATTGACATGGTTTGGCACAAAATAATCAATGCGGTTGCACTTGAACAAATCCGCCCCCCACATGACATACACCTTACAATTTTTAATCATCTCTTCATGAGTGGTTTGTTGCGAATAAACTTCCATATCCCCTACAATCATAGGGTTTATTCTTGCAGCTGCGCCATTGCCATATTCCCCATCAGTGCCAATAGCCCCCCCTAAAGTCGTGTTAAAAAAACGCCATGCTAAATGATGACAACGATGCAAGCTACCCGCATGCCCCAGCCACCATAACTGGCGTTTAGATGTTTTCTTTAGGGATTTCTTTAAGCTTTTTAGCCGCTAAATCCAGTGCCACATCCCAACTCACGCGCACAAATTCTTCTCTCCCACGCAATTCTTTGTGGTTTTTTTTGTTTTCTAAGAAACTCTTACGCACGCAAGGATACTTCACCCTACTATCTGAATATATCAATCATCGCTTTTAACATCATGGTAGGGTTATAATCGCTCTTTTGGGGGATAATATCTTTAATCACTCCATTTTGAACCTTTGCGATAAAGGGACCAAAATGCATTGCATGCGGAATGGATTCCACTTTTTCAAAAACACCAACAGCTTTCAAACAATTAGCACTAGCGAGCGCGATTGGGATTTTTGTTAGGATACTTCTGCGTGAAATGGACATGGTTCTCCTTCAAGCTTGTATTCTGTTAAAACACCCCAAATTCTAACATATATTCACATAAAATTACCGCTGATAAGCCCTATAGCATGAGTGTTAATTTGAAACTACTTTTTATTCACGCTGCTCATGTCAGCGACTTTCCCCCACATCAAGCGGTATTTCCTCTTCATAAATTCAATTTCTTCTCTCGCTTGATTGAGTTCGTCTCGCAAAAGATCAATGGTTTTTTTATCTTCTTCATAGACTTCTTGCATAGAGATTAAAGCGTCTTTTAAAAACATGTTTTCATTTTTAAAGGCTGAAATCGTTTCATCTTTAGCGCCAATGACTTTATCATGCAAGTTTAAAATCGTGTTAATGGTCTTTTCCACAAACGCAGGCTCTAAAGAACGCCCGTTCATATCCATAGAAATCAAATTATTTTCTACCTTTTTGATTAAAGCGTTTGTCCCGCTGCTCGCATCAATTAAAAGCTTGTTGTTGCTTATTTTGCTCTTGATTTTACCGATATTTACTAATTCCAAAACCCTTTCTTTAGGAAGCCCTGAAAGGCGGCTAAACTCTTCTAATTCAAGCCATGCTAAAGCACTCAAATCTTCTAAAACCACCGGCTCTTTAGACTCTCGCTCTTTATCCTCTACCTCTTGCTCATTTTGTTGCACCGCTTGCGCTTTGTTCAAATCTAAAATATCCAAATTTTTCCTTAAAAATAGTTTTAGCTTAACGCAATTTTTTAACCGCTTTTTTCAAGCTGTCTAACAAATAATCAATATCGTTTATGGAATGCGTGAAGTGCAAGCTCACTCTAATCCATCCGGGTTTAGTGTTAAAATCGCTTGACTTTTGAGCGTTAAGATTCAATAAATCATGCCCATAAGGCCCCGCGCAAGAGCAACCTGCCCGAGTCTCAATAGCGTATTCATAGCTTAAAACTCTCGCTAAATCATAGGGCGAAATCCCCCCAATATTAAAAGCCACTACCCCCACACGACTCGCGGTTAAATTCCCATAGATATTAATAGCAGGCAAGTCTTTTAAGCCATGCATGAGCACTCTTAAAAGGTTGTTTTCTTTCTTGTGGATAAAATCCAAACCGCATTCATCTCTTAATTGATACGCCAAAGCGCTCCTGTAAAATTGCAACAATCCTGGCGTGCCAAACTCTTCTCTCAAAGGCAATTCATCAATAAATTCATGCCGTGTGCGGTTAGCGTATTTAATCACGCCCCCTGCGCTAAAACTCGGGGCGATTTGAGTGTCAATCAAATCTTTAGAAATGCCTAAAAGACCGCACCCTCCAATGCCTCCTAAAAGCTTATGAGGCGCATAAAAACCGGTTTGGTATTCGCAATCTTTAGGGTTAGCATGCGCACTAAAATTCGCTAAATCCAAAGCCAAAGCGGCCTTATATTTCTTACACAATGATGAAACTTCTTTTAAGGGCGTAAGCAGTCCGGTTACATTAGAAGCCGCGCTCATAGAAACCAAGCTGTTAGGGGATTTTTTTAAAATTTGCTCTAAAATTTCTAAATCCAATAAGCCATGTTCATTTAAAGGGATACGCACCACTTCACACAAACCTTCACGCCAACTAATTTCATTAGAATGATGCTCATAAGGTCCTACAATCACACGCTTTAAAGCCATATCTTTCAAATACGGCTCTAAATTTTTCTTCGTTTTTGAAGGGATACACACCCCTAAAATTTCTTGAAATTTCTTGATCGCTGAGCTCGCCCCATACCCCGCGCTCAAGACGCAATAACCATCGCTCAAATTTAAAGAACGCTTTAACTTTTTTTGGCACTCTTTTAAAAGCATGCCCATTAAAATCGCATGTTTAGAAGCAACAGAATGAGCGTTCGCATAATAAGGCAGTAAAGATTTCATGCGTTTTTCCACTAAAGCGCTCGCTAAGCCTGAAGCCCCCCAGTCAAAATAAGACACCCCTTTTTTTAAAATAATACTGGATTTAACCTGCTCTAAAGGACTCTCATTAGGATTGAGTAAGGGAGCAAAACTCCTATTTAAAAACGCTTGCATGAAACACCACCAACGCTTTTAATGTTTATCCCCGCTTAAAATATGAAAATGCAAATGCATCACCTCTTGCCCTGCGTTTTTACCCACATTGGTTAAAAGCTTGTAGCCGTTCTCTTTGATGCCTAATTTTTCCACCACTTCAAAGATAAAACTTGTCATTTGCGCCATAAGCTCTGGGGTGATGCTGTTAAAATCCTGAATGCTTTGTTTGGGGATCACTAATGCATGCACTTTAGCTTTGGGGTTAATGTCATAAAAGGATAAAAAACACTCGTTTTCTAAAATCTTAGAACAAGGGATTTCGCCTTTGATTATTTTTTCAAACACATTCATGCTTTTTTGCTCCCTTTTAAGGTTTTTCTTTTATTAAAGTTGTATTATAGCTTTTTAAAAATAAAATATAAGGATCGTTATTGCACACCTTAATAGAGCGATTAGAAAAGGTTACTAATAGCAAAGAGTTAGAAGAAGCACGCTTGAATGCTTTGGGCAAAAAAGGGGTTTTTGCGGATAAATTCAACCAACTCAAAAATCTAAACGGCGGAGAAAAAAACGCCTTCGCTAAAGAAATCCACCATTATAAACAAGCGTTTGAAAAGGCCTTTGAATTGAAAAAAAAGGCGATTTTAGAGCTTGAATTAGAAGAACGCTTGAAAAAAGAAAAAATTGATGTGAGTTTGTTTAACGCTATCAAAACAAGCTCTTCTCACCCTTTAAATCACACTAAAAATAAAATCATTGAATTTTTTACCCCATTAGGATACAAGCTTGAAATCGGCTCTTTAGTAGAAGATGATTTCCATAATTTTAGCGCTTTAAACTTGCCCCCTTACCATCCTGCAAGAGACATGCAAGACACTTTCTATTTTAAAGATCACAAGCTTTTAAGGACCCACACTTCGCCCGTTCAAATCCACACCATGCAAGAACAAACCCCACCCATTAAGATGATCTGTTTAGGCGAAACCTTTAGGCGCGATTATGACTTGACCCACACGCCCATGTTCCATCAAATTGAAGGGCTTGCTGTGGATCAAAAAGGGAATATCCGTTTCACGCATTTAAAGGGCGTGATCGAAGACTTTTTGCGTTATTTCTTTGGCGGCGTGAAATTAAGGTGGCGCTCTAGCTTTTTCCCTTTCACAGAGCCAAGCGCTGAAGTGGATATTAGTTGCGTGTTTTGCAAACAAGAAGGCTGTAGGGTTTGCTCGCACACAGGCTGGCTAGAAGTGTTAGGCTGTGGCATGGTCAATAATGCGGTGTTTGAAGCCATAGGGTATGAGAATGTGAGCGGGTTTGCTTTTGGCATGGGGATTGAAAGATTAGCCATGCTGACTTGCCAGATCAATGATTTGCGCAGTTTTTTTGAAACTGATTTGAGGGTGTTGGAGAGCTTTTAATGAAACTGAGTGTCAATGATTTGAATGTTTTTGTAGATACGCCCAAAGATATAGCCAAACTCTGTGAGGATTTGAGTTGCTTAGGTTTAGAAGTGGAAAGCTGTATCCCTTGTGTTGCTCCTAAAAATGTAGTTGTTGGTAAAGTTTTAGAAAAAGCCCCACATAAAAACGCTGAAAAACTCAGCGTGTGTCAAGTGGATGCGGGCAAGGAAGTGTTACAAATCGTGTGTGGGGCTAAAAATGTCACGCCAAACCAATTCGTGCCAGTCGCTTTAAATGGGGCGCTAATAGGCTCAACAACCATCGCTAAAACTGAGCTTAGGGGGGTTGAAAGTTGCGGCATGATTTGTTCTAGTAGCGAATTGGGCTTTCCTAAAATCAATGATGGCATCTTGGAATTAGATGAGAGTGTTGGGGAGTTGGTTTTAGGGAAAGGATTAAACGAATACGCCCCCTTCAACACGCATGTTTTAGAAATTTCATTGACTCCTAATCGTGGGGATTGCTTGAGCGTTTTAGGAATTGCCAGAGAGATTAGCGCGTTTTATCACACGCCCCTAAAGCCTATTAAGGCTTTAAATTTTACGCCAAAAAGCGATTTGATCACGCTTTGCGCGGACGAAAATATTGAATCGCATTTGGCTTATTATTTGGTTTGCAACCATTCTTTAAAAACCCCTTTAAATGTCAAACTTTCGCTCGCTCATAATAATGCCTTGAGCGAGAATGATCTGAACAATTTCATAGAATTTAACGCGCATTTTAGTGGGGTGGTAATGAACGCTTATAGCCTGGATGCAACCCCTATTGATTTGAGCGTGAAAAACGATGAAAACAACCTTGAAAGCGTTTATATTAACCATCAAAAACGCTCCACTATCGCTATAAAACATCAAGATCAAAAGGATTTGAGCGAGCATTTGCTTTTAGAAGCGAGCTACACTGATCCTATAAGCCTATCTTTAAAATTACACGCCCTAAAAGATAAAACGCTTCAAAAAGACAATGCCCTTATTTATAGAAGCGCTAGAGGGAGCAACCCTAATTTATCAGACGGCTTGAATTTTTTAAGCGCTCATTTGAAAGCAACGATTTTAGAAAGCAAACAAACTAAACATGCTTTAAAAGATCGCACCCTTAAATTCAAACCTGAAGACATTACCGAAATTTTGGGGCTTGCTGTAGAAGAAGAAACCATTCAAGGTATTTTAAAAAATTTAGGCTTTAAAGTTAGCGCAAAAGAGCCAAACTCAAAATCTCAAATTTTAGAGGTTGTTGCGCCAAATTTCAGGCATGACATTAAAACGATCCAAGATATTGCTGAAGAAATCTTACGCTTTGTAGGGATTGATCATTTGATTTCAAAGCCCCTTGATAGCGTCAGCAACAAAAATTCAAACCCCCATTATGACACGCACCGCTTTTTTGAAAACCTTAAACACAAGGCTCTTGCTTGCGGTTTTAAAGAAGTTATTCACTATGTGTTTTACTCTAAAGAAAAACAGCAAAAACTAGGCTTTGAAGTTTTAGAAGATCCCCTAGAATTGCAAAACCCTATCACAACAGAGTTAAACACCCTGAGAACGAGCCTTGTTTGCGGGCTTTTAGACGCCAGTTTAAGGAATAAAAATTTAGGGTTTAAAAGCATAGCCCTTTATGAAAAAGGGAGCGTGTATAACTCTAAAAGAGAAGAGATCCAAAAACTAGGCTTTTTAGCGAGCGGCTTGCAAAAAAAAGAAAGCTACCCTGATGCTAAGGGCAAGGCTTGGGATTTTTATTCTTTTGCCGAATGCGTTTCAAAAGTTATAGGGGATTTTAGCTTGGAAAAACTAACCACTCAAACCCCCATTAACCACCCCTACCAGAGTGCTAAAATCATTCAAAATCACAAAATCATAGGCGTAATCGCTAAAATCCACCCTAAAGTGATCCAAGAATTAGATTTGTTTGAAAGCTATTACGCTGAGATAGACGCTTTTAAACTCAAACGCCCCAGCATGCTATTAAAACCCTTTAGCGTTTATCCTAGTAGTGCGAGAGATTTGACTCTAATCGTTGATGAAAACACCGCTTTTAGCGGGATTAAAAAAGCCCTAAAAGACGCTCAAATCCCTAATTTAAGCGAGATTCTACCCCTTGATATTTTTAAAGAAAGCGATAATACCATAGCCTTAAGCGTGCGTTGCGTGATCCATTCTTTAGAAAAAACCCTGAATGATGAAGAGGTCAATTCA
This region of Helicobacter pylori genomic DNA includes:
- the pheT gene encoding phenylalanine--tRNA ligase subunit beta; protein product: MKLSVNDLNVFVDTPKDIAKLCEDLSCLGLEVESCIPCVAPKNVVVGKVLEKAPHKNAEKLSVCQVDAGKEVLQIVCGAKNVTPNQFVPVALNGALIGSTTIAKTELRGVESCGMICSSSELGFPKINDGILELDESVGELVLGKGLNEYAPFNTHVLEISLTPNRGDCLSVLGIAREISAFYHTPLKPIKALNFTPKSDLITLCADENIESHLAYYLVCNHSLKTPLNVKLSLAHNNALSENDLNNFIEFNAHFSGVVMNAYSLDATPIDLSVKNDENNLESVYINHQKRSTIAIKHQDQKDLSEHLLLEASYTDPISLSLKLHALKDKTLQKDNALIYRSARGSNPNLSDGLNFLSAHLKATILESKQTKHALKDRTLKFKPEDITEILGLAVEEETIQGILKNLGFKVSAKEPNSKSQILEVVAPNFRHDIKTIQDIAEEILRFVGIDHLISKPLDSVSNKNSNPHYDTHRFFENLKHKALACGFKEVIHYVFYSKEKQQKLGFEVLEDPLELQNPITTELNTLRTSLVCGLLDASLRNKNLGFKSIALYEKGSVYNSKREEIQKLGFLASGLQKKESYPDAKGKAWDFYSFAECVSKVIGDFSLEKLTTQTPINHPYQSAKIIQNHKIIGVIAKIHPKVIQELDLFESYYAEIDAFKLKRPSMLLKPFSVYPSSARDLTLIVDENTAFSGIKKALKDAQIPNLSEILPLDIFKESDNTIALSVRCVIHSLEKTLNDEEVNSAVQKALEILEKEFNARLKG
- the pheS gene encoding phenylalanine--tRNA ligase subunit alpha, with amino-acid sequence MHTLIERLEKVTNSKELEEARLNALGKKGVFADKFNQLKNLNGGEKNAFAKEIHHYKQAFEKAFELKKKAILELELEERLKKEKIDVSLFNAIKTSSSHPLNHTKNKIIEFFTPLGYKLEIGSLVEDDFHNFSALNLPPYHPARDMQDTFYFKDHKLLRTHTSPVQIHTMQEQTPPIKMICLGETFRRDYDLTHTPMFHQIEGLAVDQKGNIRFTHLKGVIEDFLRYFFGGVKLRWRSSFFPFTEPSAEVDISCVFCKQEGCRVCSHTGWLEVLGCGMVNNAVFEAIGYENVSGFAFGMGIERLAMLTCQINDLRSFFETDLRVLESF